One window of the Nitrospiraceae bacterium genome contains the following:
- a CDS encoding bifunctional folylpolyglutamate synthase/dihydrofolate synthase, giving the protein MSYRDSIDYLYSLQKYGIKFGLANITELLYILGDPQKSFASIHIAGTNGKGSTAAMLASIFHAAGFKTGLFTSPHLVSFTERIRINSKEITEKEVVKLTEKIRDAISKTTLTPTFFEFITAMGFLYFKNENIDIAVVEAGMGGRLDATNILIPKVSVITEISYDHKSFLGNTLKEIAAEKAGIIKEEMPVVTLAIDKSVREVIMRKASEQRSELFIYGRDFIFKPLKEDTTESVFDYSGEAAMDKITIPLAGRHQLINAAVALKTCEIFIKKNPAYKKKMTVSAIKKGLREVKWPGRMEMISANPSILIDGAHNSSAAGRLAESLKNLFLKKYKRIILILGIMADKDIKEILAHLLPLASDIILTAPDFDRAASPDKLTEEAESLGFKYTKAKNIKDAVYLAANIWGNGDLIVITGSFYTIGEAKEILGEKAVLSKLRETI; this is encoded by the coding sequence ATGAGCTACAGGGATAGCATTGATTATCTTTATAGCCTTCAAAAATATGGGATAAAGTTCGGGCTGGCGAATATAACTGAACTTCTATACATATTGGGCGATCCTCAAAAAAGTTTTGCCTCAATTCATATTGCAGGCACTAACGGAAAAGGCTCTACTGCCGCCATGCTGGCATCGATATTTCATGCTGCTGGATTTAAGACAGGACTTTTTACATCTCCACATCTTGTAAGTTTCACGGAGAGAATCAGAATAAACAGCAAAGAGATAACTGAAAAGGAAGTTGTGAAGCTTACTGAAAAAATAAGAGATGCCATTTCCAAAACAACGCTTACACCAACATTTTTTGAATTTATCACTGCAATGGGATTCCTTTATTTCAAAAATGAGAATATTGATATTGCAGTTGTTGAAGCTGGGATGGGCGGCAGACTGGATGCAACAAATATTCTTATACCAAAGGTATCAGTGATCACAGAAATAAGTTATGACCACAAATCATTTCTAGGCAATACCCTCAAAGAGATTGCAGCAGAAAAGGCAGGAATAATAAAAGAGGAAATGCCTGTTGTAACATTGGCAATCGATAAATCAGTGCGCGAGGTCATAATGAGAAAAGCCAGTGAGCAGCGCTCCGAGTTATTCATATACGGAAGAGATTTTATTTTTAAGCCGCTGAAAGAAGATACAACAGAAAGTGTGTTTGATTACAGCGGAGAAGCTGCTATGGATAAAATAACGATTCCTCTTGCTGGCAGGCACCAGCTTATAAATGCAGCCGTTGCTCTAAAGACATGCGAAATTTTTATTAAAAAAAATCCTGCATATAAAAAGAAAATGACTGTGAGCGCCATAAAAAAAGGCCTGAGAGAAGTTAAGTGGCCAGGAAGGATGGAGATGATATCAGCAAATCCGTCTATTTTAATTGATGGAGCGCATAATTCATCTGCTGCCGGCCGACTGGCGGAATCTTTGAAGAATCTGTTTCTGAAAAAATACAAAAGAATAATATTAATTTTAGGCATAATGGCTGACAAGGATATAAAAGAAATACTTGCGCATCTTTTACCGCTTGCATCAGATATAATACTCACTGCGCCGGATTTTGACAGGGCGGCATCTCCTGATAAACTGACAGAGGAGGCAGAATCGCTTGGATTCAAGTACACAAAAGCGAAGAACATTAAAGACGCTGTATACTTGGCAGCAAATATATGGGGAAATGGAGACCTGATCGTTATTACAGGTTCTTTTTATACAATAGGTGAGGCAAAGGAGATTCTCGGGGAAAAAGCTGTGTTGTCAAAACTAAGGGAAACTATATGA
- a CDS encoding glutaredoxin family protein, with amino-acid sequence MNQNVKMYTLSTCSHCKAAKKLLNDFNVKYEFVDVDLAEGEEQEAVINEVKKYNARLTFPTILIGDKVIVGYQEDKIKEALKIS; translated from the coding sequence ATGAACCAAAATGTGAAAATGTACACGCTCAGCACATGCAGCCACTGCAAGGCAGCAAAAAAGCTTTTGAATGATTTTAATGTAAAATACGAATTTGTTGATGTTGATTTGGCTGAAGGAGAAGAGCAGGAGGCTGTAATAAATGAAGTAAAAAAATATAATGCGCGCCTTACATTTCCTACGATTCTTATTGGCGATAAGGTTATAGTGGGATATCAGGAAGACAAGATCAAAGAGGCTCTGAAAATATCATGA
- a CDS encoding ABC transporter substrate-binding protein, whose product MGELLKIRLARIQSIFAEFFGLGRTASLSAIILISLIMILAVYWFFHSAPPKTIIITSGQEGSLFYKNAEKYAKILARNGVKLKIIPSQGSLENLKRLSDPSFRVDVGFVQGGLAAGINTENIVSLGSIFYEPLRIFYISAKPIDLLSQFEGKRIAIGEEGSGTRAVALALLAANGIKPNGSAKLLNIDGEDAAKALLEGKADAIFLMADSASGDIMRKLMRAPSVKLFNFTQADGYTRRIRYLSKLYLPKGTLDFGKNLPAQDVYLVSPTVELIVRADIHPALSDLLLEAAREIHGRAGLFQKKGEFPAPIENEFRISDDAARFYKSGKSFLYRYLPFWLASLVNRILVVFVPLIILLIPGFRIIPALYRWKIKLSIYRWYRALLRLEQDILMRSTTEKNEEILGRLDNIEKAVNSMKVPVSFAEQFYVLRGHIGFVRSRLTNSISCTE is encoded by the coding sequence ATGGGAGAGCTTTTGAAAATACGTCTTGCCAGAATCCAATCGATCTTTGCGGAATTTTTTGGACTGGGGCGCACAGCATCGCTCAGCGCAATTATTCTGATAAGCCTTATTATGATCCTTGCTGTTTACTGGTTCTTTCATTCTGCTCCGCCTAAAACCATTATCATTACGAGCGGTCAAGAAGGCAGTCTTTTTTACAAAAACGCTGAGAAATATGCAAAGATACTGGCACGTAATGGCGTAAAATTAAAGATCATCCCGTCACAAGGCTCACTTGAAAATCTCAAAAGGCTCTCTGATCCGTCATTCCGTGTTGATGTTGGATTTGTTCAAGGCGGATTGGCAGCTGGCATTAATACCGAAAATATTGTCTCGCTCGGGAGTATTTTTTATGAACCTCTGAGAATTTTTTATATATCAGCTAAGCCTATCGATCTTCTTTCACAATTTGAAGGCAAGAGAATTGCAATAGGTGAAGAGGGCAGCGGCACAAGAGCTGTGGCTTTGGCTTTGTTGGCAGCCAATGGCATCAAACCGAACGGCTCTGCAAAGCTGCTGAATATTGACGGAGAAGACGCAGCAAAAGCGCTTCTTGAGGGCAAAGCTGATGCCATATTTTTAATGGCTGATTCTGCTTCTGGAGACATAATGCGCAAGCTCATGAGAGCCCCCAGTGTGAAGCTTTTTAATTTTACTCAAGCCGACGGCTACACACGCCGCATTCGGTATCTGAGCAAGCTTTATCTGCCTAAGGGAACCCTTGACTTCGGGAAAAATCTCCCTGCACAGGATGTTTATCTTGTCAGCCCAACAGTCGAACTTATTGTACGTGCAGATATTCATCCTGCTCTTTCAGATTTACTGCTTGAGGCAGCACGCGAAATACACGGACGAGCTGGGTTGTTTCAGAAGAAAGGAGAATTTCCTGCTCCAATAGAAAATGAATTTCGCATTAGCGATGACGCAGCGCGTTTTTATAAATCAGGGAAAAGTTTTCTGTATCGTTATCTCCCGTTCTGGCTCGCGAGTCTTGTGAACAGAATACTGGTGGTGTTTGTGCCTCTAATTATTCTATTGATTCCAGGGTTTAGAATAATCCCGGCGCTGTACAGATGGAAAATAAAGTTAAGCATTTATCGTTGGTATCGTGCTTTGTTGAGGCTGGAGCAGGATATCCTCATGCGTTCAACAACAGAAAAAAATGAAGAAATATTGGGCAGGCTTGATAATATCGAGAAGGCGGTCAACAGCATGAAAGTGCCTGTGTCTTTTGCTGAACAGTTTTATGTGCTGCGCGGACACATTGGTTTTGTCCGCAGCCGTCTAACAAACAGCATAAGTTGTACTGAGTAA